ATTCGTTGAGATCCCAGTAAAGCTCGACATCATATTCGCTCAAAGCCAATTCCACTTTCAAAGGATAGCATCCGAAATCGGCCCAATGAACGGCCAAGATATTCTCGCCTTTGAAGGCGCGCAGTGGGTTTTTTACGGCGCGCTTTGGACTGCATTCGCAATCTACGATTCCGCTGGAATTCTCACGAAGGTGCTGGTGGCAATTGGACCGCTGATCCTTGTAGGCTACCTCTTTGATCGCACTCGAGACATGGCTGCGAAATGGGTAGGTCAACTCCTCTCCTACGGGATACTTTTGCTCCTGCTGAACATCGTGGCAACCATCGTTATCGCGATCGAAGCGGCCTCGCTTGCGATAATGCTGCGCGTGATCTCTTTATCGGGCACGACCGCAGCTAAGATCATCGGCCTTTACGAACTCGACATGTTCTTTCTCGCCGGCGACGCTCTGATCGTCGCGCTCCCGGTGATCGCCGGCAACATTGGAGGCGGGTTTTTGGGCGGAACACACCAGATTGGCAGCAGCCTTAATCGCCACCTCGCTCAATTGACGCGGGCCTAGCATTCAACTCACTCAACTTGGAAGATGGAATGAAGTATTGCCTGTTGCTTCTTACCCTTACTCTAGCCGCGTGCCAGACGACCGACAAGCTTGCGACCTGCAAGGGTCCAGTTTTCCCGCTGAACGTTGGACGGTGGCAACCGACTCCATCGGACCTTCAG
This genomic stretch from Sinorhizobium arboris LMG 14919 harbors:
- a CDS encoding type IV secretion system protein produces the protein MTFRIAAPFTAIHMIFDTAFNIKLNMILEKIQSAVSAPLVACVTLWIIVQGILVMRGEIDTRRGITKVITVSLVVALVVGQANYHDYVVSVFEDTIPNFVDRVSGSHIPFVEIPVKLDIIFAQSQFHFQRIASEIGPMNGQDILAFEGAQWVFYGALWTAFAIYDSAGILTKVLVAIGPLILVGYLFDRTRDMAAKWVGQLLSYGILLLLLNIVATIVIAIEAASLAIMLRVISLSGTTAAKIIGLYELDMFFLAGDALIVALPVIAGNIGGGFLGGTHQIGSSLNRHLAQLTRA
- a CDS encoding type IV secretion system lipoprotein VirB7; this encodes MKYCLLLLTLTLAACQTTDKLATCKGPVFPLNVGRWQPTPSDLQVAGELNEGP